A single window of Paenibacillus sp. SYP-B4298 DNA harbors:
- a CDS encoding YIEGIA family protein has translation MSVSTFLLNNKYTIGILMGVLFGLLSRLFMLRTDYRQYPTHPHGKIIHLSLGIIAAGLGSVAVPALLKKDYTAITFLTVAAQQFRDVRNMERDTLTKIDGMELVQRGATYIEGIAMVFEGRNYLVIMSSFVTSFAAITLNWYLGIGAGLLSLIVVHLLRSGKSLSHIAAVEQAEVIQDGADLFVGDIYIMNVGLSSNQDIIRERGLGLILKPFNADGKATLSNLGQRQAILYDLSTILGVYRDDGEPALIPMAKLDMKTGRLAVFILPQERDGSKAVETALRVPILESAVRMPTEAKVNEKGS, from the coding sequence ATGAGCGTAAGCACTTTTTTGCTGAACAATAAATATACGATCGGTATTTTGATGGGTGTCCTGTTCGGATTGCTCTCCCGGCTATTCATGCTGCGCACCGATTACAGGCAATATCCGACGCATCCTCATGGCAAGATTATTCATCTGTCTCTTGGCATCATTGCTGCCGGACTAGGCTCGGTAGCGGTGCCCGCATTGCTCAAAAAGGATTATACAGCCATCACCTTCTTGACGGTGGCTGCCCAGCAATTCCGCGATGTACGCAACATGGAGCGCGATACATTGACCAAAATCGACGGAATGGAGCTGGTGCAGCGGGGAGCAACGTACATTGAAGGGATTGCCATGGTATTTGAGGGGCGCAATTACTTGGTCATTATGTCGTCCTTTGTGACCAGCTTTGCCGCCATTACATTGAATTGGTATCTCGGTATTGGGGCGGGGCTGCTCTCGCTGATTGTAGTGCATCTGCTCCGTTCAGGGAAATCGCTGTCCCATATCGCCGCAGTCGAGCAGGCCGAGGTGATTCAGGATGGGGCTGATCTGTTTGTCGGTGACATCTACATTATGAATGTGGGGCTCTCCTCGAATCAGGACATCATCCGCGAGCGCGGCCTCGGTCTAATCTTGAAGCCGTTCAATGCCGACGGGAAGGCAACACTTAGCAATCTGGGGCAGCGGCAAGCGATCTTATATGATCTATCCACGATTTTAGGTGTGTACCGCGATGATGGCGAGCCAGCGCTAATTCCAATGGCGAAGCTGGACATGAAGACCGGGCGGCTGGCGGTATTTATTTTGCCGCAGGAGCGAGATGGATCAAAGGCCGTGGAGACAGCATTGCGCGTGCCGATTCTGGAGTCGGCTGTCCGCATGCCGACGGAGGCGAAGGTGAACGAGAAAGGGAGTTGA
- the rpsA gene encoding 30S ribosomal protein S1, translating into MSEETKVQESVVEETVAQEAGEINQQDAMDLVSLKKGDTVKGTIVKIEDNQATVSLGYKYDGVIPLRELSAVQLGNAAEAVQVGQEVELKVVSIDDEKERLVLSKRLVDGENAWEQLQSRFESGEVFEVAVADVVKGGLVVDVGVRGFIPASMVERHFVEDFSDYKGRTLRVKIKEIDRENNKVILSQKEVLDQEFEQNKVQIMSSLQVGQELEGTVQRLTPFGAFVDIGGVDGLVHVSELSWQHVAHPKDFVSEGDSVRVKVLKVDPAAGKISLSMKAAQPGPWESAAGQFNIGDVVTGTVRRLVNFGAFVEIAPGVEGLVHISQIAHRHIATPHEVLQEGQEVQAKVLDFNPAEKRVSLSIKETEEAPEPAPRPERAERGSRAPKEDLNNPNVSLSNQSMSFTLGEKFGDKLSKFK; encoded by the coding sequence ATGTCAGAAGAAACAAAGGTACAGGAATCTGTAGTGGAAGAAACCGTTGCACAAGAGGCTGGAGAAATCAACCAGCAAGACGCAATGGATCTTGTCTCGCTGAAAAAGGGCGATACGGTCAAAGGAACGATCGTCAAGATTGAGGACAACCAAGCGACTGTTAGTCTTGGATATAAATATGACGGTGTGATTCCGCTGCGCGAGCTGTCCGCAGTACAACTGGGCAACGCTGCTGAGGCGGTTCAGGTTGGCCAGGAAGTTGAACTGAAGGTTGTCAGCATCGACGACGAGAAGGAGAGACTGGTTCTGTCCAAACGTCTGGTTGATGGCGAGAACGCATGGGAGCAGCTTCAAAGCCGCTTTGAGAGCGGAGAAGTGTTCGAAGTGGCTGTAGCAGACGTTGTCAAAGGCGGCCTTGTCGTTGACGTAGGCGTGCGCGGCTTCATCCCGGCTTCCATGGTAGAGCGTCATTTTGTTGAAGATTTCAGCGATTACAAAGGTCGCACGCTGCGCGTGAAAATCAAAGAAATCGACAGAGAGAACAACAAAGTGATTCTGTCCCAGAAGGAAGTTCTGGATCAAGAATTCGAGCAAAACAAAGTGCAGATTATGTCTTCCCTGCAAGTAGGTCAAGAGCTCGAAGGAACGGTTCAACGTCTGACACCGTTCGGCGCATTCGTAGACATCGGTGGCGTAGACGGACTCGTTCACGTATCCGAGCTGAGCTGGCAGCATGTTGCTCATCCGAAGGATTTCGTGTCCGAGGGCGATTCCGTTCGAGTAAAAGTGCTGAAGGTTGATCCAGCCGCTGGGAAAATCAGCCTGAGCATGAAGGCTGCTCAACCAGGTCCATGGGAATCGGCTGCAGGCCAATTCAACATTGGCGATGTAGTTACGGGCACAGTACGCCGTCTGGTAAACTTCGGCGCATTCGTTGAGATTGCTCCAGGAGTTGAAGGTCTGGTTCACATCTCCCAGATCGCTCATCGTCACATTGCAACTCCACATGAAGTATTGCAGGAAGGCCAAGAGGTTCAAGCGAAAGTACTGGACTTCAATCCTGCTGAGAAACGCGTCAGCCTGAGCATCAAGGAAACCGAAGAAGCTCCTGAGCCGGCTCCAAGACCTGAAAGAGCAGAGAGAGGCTCCCGCGCTCCTAAGGAAGATCTGAACAATCCGAACGTAAGCCTGAGCAACCAAAGCATGAGCTTTACACTGGGTGAGAAGTTTGGCGACAAGCTGAGCAAATTCAAATAA
- a CDS encoding lysophospholipid acyltransferase family protein — protein MIYRFCRMALRIFFGIFFPLKVYGLEHIPDKGPVLLCSNHISNFDPVTVGIKLDRKVHYMAKAELFSFKPLGLFLTSLGAYPVKRGGVSKDAIRNSIQLLKDGHVMGIFPEGTRSSKDSAAKKGAAMIALRSGATVIPVTLIGEYKWFRPMTVLYGKPVELSEFMEDNSTDTLERLTDKIMGEIRQQRIPA, from the coding sequence ATGATATATCGTTTCTGCCGGATGGCGCTCCGAATTTTCTTTGGCATCTTTTTTCCGTTGAAGGTTTATGGACTGGAACATATTCCGGACAAAGGGCCTGTGCTCCTTTGTTCTAACCATATCAGCAACTTTGACCCGGTGACCGTTGGGATCAAGCTTGACCGCAAGGTGCATTACATGGCCAAGGCTGAATTATTTAGCTTTAAGCCATTGGGGTTGTTTCTGACGTCGCTTGGCGCATATCCTGTCAAGCGCGGCGGCGTGAGCAAGGATGCGATACGCAATTCCATCCAGTTGTTGAAGGACGGGCATGTCATGGGGATCTTCCCCGAAGGCACTCGCAGCAGCAAGGATAGCGCAGCCAAGAAGGGAGCGGCTATGATTGCGCTCCGCAGCGGAGCGACAGTTATTCCGGTCACGCTGATTGGGGAATATAAGTGGTTTCGCCCGATGACCGTCTTGTACGGCAAACCGGTAGAGTTGAGTGAATTCATGGAGGATAACTCCACTGACACGCTTGAACGGCTAACGGACAAAATTATGGGCGAGATCAGGCAGCAGAGGATACCTGCTTAA
- the cmk gene encoding (d)CMP kinase — MGFKQDSLEHGLINIAIDGPAGAGKSTVARMVAEQLRYVYIDTGAMYRAVALSAIRQGIDVSDTTELGRLCASLDIRLLPGVDGQQVWIGDEDVTNRIRSREVNLLVSQVAAAPEVRTQLVELQRSFADRKGVVMDGRDIGTHVLPDAELKIFLTASVRIRAERRYKETGQADRNGLEQLEREIEERDRMDRERKTSPLICAEDALVIDSSHMTIEQVVSQIVELSRTKKVEAK; from the coding sequence GTGGGATTCAAGCAAGATAGCCTTGAACATGGACTGATCAATATTGCTATTGATGGTCCGGCTGGAGCAGGGAAGAGCACGGTAGCCCGCATGGTAGCCGAGCAGCTCCGTTATGTATATATTGATACGGGAGCCATGTACCGGGCAGTAGCGCTGAGCGCGATCCGTCAAGGAATCGATGTCTCGGATACGACTGAGCTTGGAAGGCTGTGTGCTTCATTGGATATTCGTCTGTTGCCTGGAGTGGACGGACAGCAGGTCTGGATTGGAGATGAAGATGTAACGAATCGGATTCGATCCAGAGAGGTGAATCTGCTCGTATCGCAGGTTGCCGCTGCCCCGGAGGTTCGAACGCAGCTTGTAGAGCTTCAGCGAAGCTTCGCCGACCGCAAGGGTGTCGTCATGGATGGCCGGGATATAGGAACGCATGTGCTGCCGGATGCCGAATTGAAGATTTTCCTGACGGCTTCTGTGCGAATTCGGGCCGAGCGTCGCTACAAGGAAACCGGACAGGCCGACAGAAACGGCTTGGAGCAACTTGAGCGGGAAATTGAAGAGCGAGATCGAATGGATCGTGAGCGGAAGACTTCACCGTTAATCTGTGCCGAGGATGCTCTTGTTATCGATAGCTCACACATGACGATCGAGCAGGTTGTGTCACAAATTGTTGAATTAAGCCGAACCAAAAAGGTGGAGGCGAAGTAA
- a CDS encoding flagellar brake protein, which translates to MLPKVNQILFLQVASADEAESRISYKSRIADERETDLLIEVPLNEDNGRLKKLYLGDELSAFYLNENGVKHYFNSHVIGFKDDVVRLVSIRKPGLDQISKIQRRSFLRVSAELEMAVKLTEQLKFLVHTDDVGGGGISFLTDGKWQAHTGDKLECWLLIPYKNGSLDHAQFTCEVVRVQPLESGRVQVMSKFVQISDSERQRIIRFCFERQLESRKQ; encoded by the coding sequence TTGCTGCCGAAAGTAAATCAGATCCTATTCTTGCAGGTTGCTTCCGCAGATGAAGCGGAGAGCAGAATAAGCTACAAATCCCGAATTGCGGATGAACGCGAAACGGACCTGCTGATCGAAGTGCCCTTGAATGAAGACAATGGTCGGCTCAAAAAGCTGTACCTGGGGGATGAGCTGTCCGCATTTTATTTGAATGAGAACGGTGTGAAGCATTATTTCAACAGTCATGTCATCGGCTTTAAGGACGATGTGGTTCGTCTGGTGTCCATTCGCAAGCCGGGGCTCGATCAGATCTCCAAAATTCAGCGTCGCAGTTTTCTGCGTGTGTCAGCCGAGCTTGAGATGGCTGTGAAGCTGACGGAGCAACTGAAATTTTTGGTGCATACCGATGATGTGGGCGGGGGCGGCATTTCTTTTTTGACGGATGGCAAATGGCAGGCTCATACCGGCGACAAGCTGGAGTGCTGGCTGCTTATCCCATACAAGAATGGAAGTCTGGATCATGCGCAATTTACCTGTGAGGTTGTTCGTGTGCAGCCACTGGAATCTGGACGTGTGCAGGTCATGAGCAAGTTTGTACAAATCAGTGACAGTGAGCGGCAGCGAATTATACGTTTTTGCTTTGAACGGCAGCTTGAATCTCGGAAGCAATAA
- the ypeB gene encoding germination protein YpeB, giving the protein MYQRLSAILFPVMTLLFVGSIYWGYQELQEKNSILIKAENQYQRAFHELSYNMEQLHDQLGHTLAVNSTSNNYHRKSLVNVWRLTSDAQGKINQLPLTLLPFNKTEDFLARIASFTYRTAVRDLNKEPLTKDEYETMKTLYAKSEEITKDLQGMQSKVLQNNLRWMDVESALATEQSTRDNTIIDGFKMVDKKVEAYPEINWGPSVSAMFERRSITMLSGTPVTAQDIQQKAAQFLGVSDPGRIKVAENGQSTEYASFTATLEREGGHVQLDYSKKGGQLLRFMDHRAIGAKSVGLSEAEHKARGFLDEHGFASMTAVSYDNYGDTANISFVPKQGNVLIYPDKLTVKVGLDNGDVVGMQAEQYALEHKERKLSKPTMSEAEARKVLNPEFKLMKTREALIKNELSEEVLCYEYTGRINGHLYRIFVNADNGIEEAIEKIPGMGEKQEK; this is encoded by the coding sequence ATGTACCAACGACTGAGTGCGATTTTGTTTCCGGTTATGACCTTGTTATTCGTGGGCTCCATCTACTGGGGATACCAGGAGCTTCAAGAAAAAAACTCCATTTTGATCAAGGCGGAGAACCAGTACCAGCGCGCGTTTCATGAGCTAAGCTACAATATGGAGCAGCTTCATGACCAATTGGGCCATACGCTTGCCGTCAATTCGACCTCGAATAATTATCACCGCAAAAGTCTTGTTAATGTGTGGCGCTTAACCAGCGATGCGCAGGGAAAAATCAATCAGTTGCCGCTAACGCTGCTGCCATTCAACAAGACTGAGGATTTTTTGGCGCGAATTGCTAGCTTCACATACAGGACGGCAGTTCGGGATCTGAACAAGGAGCCGCTGACCAAGGATGAGTATGAAACCATGAAAACCTTGTATGCCAAGTCGGAGGAGATTACAAAGGACCTTCAAGGCATGCAAAGCAAGGTGCTGCAAAACAACCTGCGGTGGATGGATGTAGAGAGCGCGCTGGCAACGGAGCAGTCAACGCGGGATAATACGATTATTGATGGCTTCAAGATGGTGGACAAGAAGGTAGAGGCTTATCCCGAGATAAACTGGGGGCCGTCCGTGTCGGCAATGTTCGAGCGCCGCTCGATTACGATGCTCAGCGGGACTCCGGTAACGGCGCAGGACATACAGCAAAAGGCGGCACAGTTCCTGGGCGTCTCTGATCCAGGTCGTATCAAGGTTGCCGAGAATGGTCAATCGACAGAATACGCCTCATTCACGGCAACTCTGGAGCGGGAAGGCGGGCATGTACAGCTCGATTATAGCAAGAAGGGCGGTCAACTGCTGCGATTTATGGATCATCGGGCGATCGGCGCAAAGTCGGTGGGCCTGTCCGAGGCGGAGCACAAGGCCAGAGGGTTCCTGGATGAGCATGGCTTTGCGAGCATGACAGCGGTAAGCTATGACAATTATGGGGATACGGCGAACATCTCCTTTGTTCCCAAGCAGGGCAATGTGCTCATCTATCCAGACAAGCTGACCGTTAAGGTAGGGCTGGATAACGGCGATGTTGTGGGCATGCAGGCTGAGCAGTATGCGCTGGAGCATAAGGAGCGCAAGCTGTCCAAGCCGACGATGAGCGAGGCGGAGGCGCGCAAGGTGTTAAACCCGGAATTCAAGCTGATGAAGACGCGGGAGGCGCTCATCAAGAACGAGCTTTCCGAAGAGGTGCTCTGCTATGAGTATACAGGGCGCATCAATGGTCATCTCTACCGAATCTTCGTCAATGCGGATAATGGCATCGAAGAAGCCATTGAGAAAATACCCGGCATGGGCGAGAAACAGGAGAAGTAG
- the prsW gene encoding glutamic-type intramembrane protease PrsW: protein MVLLSILTAAIAPGISLLTFLYLKDKYDSEPIHMVVRMFVFGALVSFPIMIIQRGLLLWLGESPFVFAFIISSLIEEGLKWFVVYHIIYNHTNFDEPYDGIVYAAATSLGFATLENVLYALLQPVSFGSLMMRALLPVSGHALFGIIMGYYLGKAKFSTNPHRKRRLILFSLLQPLFWHGLYDYIMMVLETTWMFLIVPLMIYLWIKGLRKIQRANSYSPLRLVRREEEVKL from the coding sequence GTGGTATTGCTATCCATACTGACAGCGGCTATAGCTCCGGGCATTTCCCTGCTCACCTTTCTATATCTAAAAGATAAATATGATTCCGAGCCGATTCATATGGTCGTCCGAATGTTTGTCTTTGGGGCGCTGGTGTCGTTCCCAATTATGATCATTCAGCGGGGACTCCTGCTTTGGCTTGGCGAATCGCCGTTTGTTTTTGCTTTTATTATATCCTCCTTGATTGAGGAGGGGCTGAAATGGTTCGTTGTGTATCATATTATCTACAATCATACGAATTTTGATGAGCCCTATGATGGCATTGTCTACGCCGCGGCAACCTCGCTTGGCTTTGCGACGTTGGAGAATGTGCTCTATGCACTGCTGCAGCCGGTCTCCTTTGGTTCGCTGATGATGCGGGCGCTGCTGCCGGTCTCCGGTCATGCGCTGTTCGGCATTATTATGGGCTATTACTTGGGCAAAGCTAAATTCTCGACCAATCCCCACCGCAAGCGCAGGCTTATTCTGTTCTCGCTGCTCCAGCCGCTATTCTGGCATGGTTTGTACGATTACATTATGATGGTGCTGGAGACGACATGGATGTTCTTGATCGTACCCTTGATGATCTATCTCTGGATTAAGGGACTGCGTAAAATTCAGCGTGCCAATTCATATTCCCCGCTCCGCCTCGTCCGTCGGGAGGAAGAGGTTAAGCTATAG
- a CDS encoding genetic competence negative regulator, with the protein MKIERLSHNKIKIFLTFDDLLERGIQKDDMWREIPKVHDLFSEMMDQAYNELGFDASGPLAVEVFALPAQGMVVIVTRGKSDAQPSERADADEDQDEDVYEMEVTLEQSDVIMYAFRDFEDVISVSKSLKVAGLTEDGRLYSYRGKWILTFDPQVSEQARMAALISLLAEYGEATSVTTAVLEEYGKLIIASGAVAEICTHFNS; encoded by the coding sequence ATGAAAATCGAGCGTTTAAGCCATAATAAAATAAAGATTTTCCTGACGTTCGACGACCTGCTGGAACGAGGGATCCAGAAGGATGATATGTGGCGTGAAATTCCGAAGGTTCATGACCTGTTCAGCGAAATGATGGATCAGGCTTACAATGAGCTTGGATTTGACGCAAGCGGGCCGCTCGCAGTGGAAGTGTTTGCGCTCCCCGCGCAAGGAATGGTGGTCATCGTCACACGCGGCAAATCGGACGCACAGCCAAGCGAGCGTGCGGATGCAGATGAAGACCAGGATGAAGATGTATATGAGATGGAAGTAACGCTTGAACAGAGCGATGTCATTATGTATGCATTCCGTGATTTTGAAGATGTCATCTCTGTCAGCAAGAGCTTGAAGGTGGCTGGACTGACGGAGGATGGAAGGCTATACAGCTATAGGGGCAAGTGGATTCTTACCTTTGACCCGCAGGTATCGGAACAGGCAAGAATGGCGGCGCTCATCTCGCTGCTGGCAGAATACGGAGAAGCGACCTCCGTGACGACAGCAGTGCTAGAGGAGTATGGCAAGCTGATTATCGCATCCGGGGCCGTAGCGGAGATTTGCACTCATTTCAATTCTTGA
- a CDS encoding metallophosphoesterase — translation MAWLWLVLPVIAAVGWMAREARSNRIVQEEVTLDNLPAAFDGLRVFFISDIHRREVPEALIADCMQSGGADLVLIGGDIREKGVPLERTRVSLRRLRKLGPVYAVYGNHDYDEPISRLDELLRSEQVLPLRNDYAELRDGDERLRICGVDDPITGHDQLRKALGSYDADSGLRPCVILLSHAPNLIGHLGDAKIDLMLSGHTHGGQIVLPLVGPLVRNKVVNTYRSGWFVVGNQGRTTKLLVSCGYGTSRLPLRLLAPAQTHLLVLRSTAAKNRRIAFPARREQ, via the coding sequence ATGGCGTGGTTGTGGCTAGTGCTGCCTGTGATTGCCGCAGTGGGCTGGATGGCGCGGGAAGCTCGCTCGAACCGTATCGTTCAAGAAGAGGTAACGCTCGATAATCTGCCTGCAGCATTCGATGGCTTGCGGGTATTCTTTATCAGCGATATTCATCGTCGCGAGGTGCCGGAGGCGCTGATTGCGGATTGTATGCAGTCAGGCGGCGCTGATCTGGTGTTGATCGGCGGTGACATTCGGGAGAAGGGGGTTCCGCTGGAACGAACGAGGGTCAGCCTCCGTCGTCTTCGCAAGCTGGGTCCGGTCTATGCCGTATATGGCAATCATGATTATGACGAGCCGATCAGCAGACTGGATGAGCTGCTTCGCAGCGAGCAGGTGCTCCCGCTTCGCAACGACTATGCGGAACTGCGCGATGGGGATGAGCGATTAAGAATATGCGGCGTGGATGATCCGATCACAGGTCACGATCAACTTCGCAAGGCGCTTGGCAGCTATGATGCCGATTCGGGCTTGCGTCCCTGTGTGATCCTGCTCTCTCATGCTCCGAACCTGATCGGGCATCTGGGGGATGCTAAGATCGATCTCATGCTATCCGGTCATACACATGGAGGCCAGATTGTGCTGCCGCTTGTGGGGCCTTTAGTGCGTAACAAGGTGGTCAATACCTACCGCAGCGGCTGGTTTGTTGTCGGCAATCAGGGCAGGACTACCAAGCTGCTCGTAAGCTGTGGCTATGGCACATCCCGTCTTCCGCTGCGCTTGCTTGCGCCGGCTCAGACCCATCTCCTTGTACTAAGAAGCACGGCTGCTAAAAATAGGCGGATTGCCTTTCCCGCTCGCCGGGAACAATAA
- a CDS encoding CPBP family intramembrane glutamic endopeptidase has protein sequence MKKFDIRKLRLRKVSVDQIDDRMLLINLYMTQALTLIIGIIWILLQRRNPFLLLKMPESLHFLYWGAGLAVVVVIVDLLLSRWVPEEATDDGGVNERLFRKRSWWHIIVLSFVVAVCEEMLFRGALQHAFGAYWTSIIFAAIHVRYLKHWIPTGLVFSISYGLGWIYEYTGSLWAPIVAHFVIDAVMGFIIRYRRES, from the coding sequence ATGAAAAAATTTGACATACGTAAACTACGGCTACGCAAGGTGTCGGTTGACCAGATTGATGACCGGATGCTTCTTATTAATCTGTATATGACTCAAGCGCTTACGCTTATTATCGGCATCATCTGGATATTATTGCAGCGCCGGAATCCATTTTTATTATTAAAAATGCCGGAGTCTCTACATTTTTTGTACTGGGGAGCTGGACTAGCTGTCGTCGTGGTCATCGTAGACCTGCTGCTGTCAAGGTGGGTGCCAGAGGAAGCGACAGATGACGGAGGTGTAAATGAGAGGCTGTTCCGCAAGCGCTCATGGTGGCATATCATCGTGCTATCCTTTGTCGTAGCGGTATGTGAGGAGATGCTGTTCCGCGGGGCGCTTCAGCATGCGTTCGGAGCGTATTGGACGAGCATTATATTTGCTGCAATACATGTACGCTACTTGAAGCACTGGATTCCAACAGGCCTTGTATTCTCGATCAGTTATGGTCTAGGATGGATATATGAATATACGGGTTCCTTGTGGGCGCCGATTGTAGCCCATTTCGTGATCGATGCGGTCATGGGATTTATTATTCGGTATCGGAGGGAGTCATGA
- the serA gene encoding phosphoglycerate dehydrogenase yields the protein MYKVLVSDPISDLGIQQLVEAQDVVVDKKPGLSEDELVAIIGEYDALLVRSQTRVTPRIMEAGTNLKVIGRAGVGVDNIDLPAATQRGIVVINAPDGNTITTCEHTFAMMMAVARHIPQAYAKTVSGVWDRKSFLGVELRNKVLGVLGMGRIGSEVAKRAKAFGMEIMGYDPFLTEERAEKMGVKLSSVEDIVRHADFMTVHTPLTPETRHMIGKAQFEIMKPGMRIVNCARGGIIDELALVEAIDQNIVAGAAFDVFESEPPAADHPFLTHPKIIVTPHLGASTVEAQENVAIDVSEQVLHILRNEPFSNAVNMPPVPAEVLNKLQPYFSLGEKLGSFAAQLAEGAVEEITVSYSGDLAEVDTQPLTRYVVKGVLSHHLGSEQVNLVNSMHLAKARGVNIVVQKSHTTKGFTNLLTVSLRVKQAESVVAGTLLNGYGARIVKVDKFPVDVAPEGNLILVSHSDKPGIIGRIGTLLGSNDVNIATMQVGRKIVGGEAVMVLSVDKAAPREVLQEIASLPDVNNAKEITLY from the coding sequence ATGTATAAAGTGCTAGTTTCAGATCCGATCAGCGATCTTGGCATTCAACAGTTGGTTGAAGCGCAAGATGTTGTAGTGGACAAGAAGCCAGGATTAAGCGAGGATGAGCTGGTAGCAATCATTGGCGAATACGACGCGCTGCTTGTACGCAGCCAGACACGCGTAACACCACGCATTATGGAAGCAGGAACAAACCTGAAGGTTATTGGCCGCGCCGGTGTAGGTGTAGATAATATCGATCTGCCTGCAGCAACCCAGCGCGGGATCGTCGTTATTAATGCACCGGACGGCAATACGATTACGACATGCGAGCATACCTTTGCGATGATGATGGCTGTTGCCCGCCATATCCCGCAAGCTTATGCAAAAACGGTAAGCGGCGTATGGGATCGCAAGTCGTTCCTTGGCGTAGAGCTGCGCAACAAGGTGCTCGGTGTTCTGGGCATGGGCCGGATCGGCAGCGAAGTTGCCAAGCGTGCCAAAGCGTTCGGTATGGAGATTATGGGTTATGATCCGTTCCTTACCGAGGAACGCGCGGAGAAGATGGGCGTGAAGCTGTCTAGCGTTGAGGATATTGTCCGCCATGCAGACTTCATGACCGTTCATACACCGCTGACGCCGGAAACCCGTCACATGATCGGCAAGGCTCAATTCGAGATCATGAAGCCTGGCATGCGTATCGTTAACTGTGCCCGTGGCGGCATCATCGACGAATTGGCGCTGGTGGAAGCAATCGATCAAAATATCGTTGCTGGCGCAGCATTTGACGTGTTCGAATCCGAACCGCCTGCTGCAGACCATCCGTTCCTGACACATCCTAAAATTATCGTTACGCCTCACCTCGGCGCATCGACAGTGGAAGCACAAGAGAATGTTGCAATTGATGTTTCGGAGCAAGTGCTGCATATTCTGCGCAACGAGCCGTTCAGCAATGCGGTGAATATGCCTCCTGTTCCTGCTGAGGTACTCAATAAGCTGCAGCCTTACTTCTCCCTCGGCGAGAAGCTTGGAAGCTTCGCCGCTCAACTGGCTGAAGGCGCAGTGGAAGAGATTACCGTCAGCTACTCCGGTGATCTGGCTGAAGTGGACACACAGCCGCTGACCCGCTATGTGGTGAAGGGCGTGCTCTCGCACCACCTGGGCTCCGAGCAGGTCAATCTGGTCAACTCGATGCATCTGGCCAAGGCGCGCGGCGTGAACATCGTCGTACAGAAATCACACACCACCAAAGGCTTTACGAACCTGCTGACCGTTTCGCTGCGCGTGAAGCAAGCGGAGAGTGTCGTTGCAGGCACACTGCTTAACGGTTATGGTGCGCGCATTGTCAAAGTTGACAAATTCCCGGTTGACGTTGCCCCAGAGGGTAACCTGATTCTCGTGTCGCACAGCGACAAACCAGGCATCATCGGTCGCATCGGTACCTTGCTAGGCAGCAATGATGTTAACATCGCCACGATGCAAGTAGGACGTAAAATTGTCGGCGGCGAGGCAGTTATGGTATTGAGCGTCGACAAGGCTGCACCAAGAGAAGTCTTGCAGGAGATTGCCAGTCTGCCAGATGTGAATAACGCCAAGGAGATTACGCTCTACTAA